The genomic region CTACGACGTCTATACCAATGAACGTGGCACCAGGGATATCATTCTTGGACACAATTAGTAGATTTAGCGCAGTAGATATCTCACTAGTACACTGTTTACATTCGTCTAGCACGACTAGCCTGCCGAGTTTGACCCTCGCTAGActcatgaatatatatatatatatatatatatatatatatataaaatattattgtgCCTTACATAGCTTTTATTTTGCAGTTGGCCCTCGGTAGCAATCTTGGCGACTGACTTGACTTTGAATTGAGACTAGCCTGACTTATTCTTggttattgttttatttgatcAAAAATATTTACGTTACCCAAACTGGCCCTTACCGTCTAGAAAGCTGGTCTTCCTTCTCTTGACTACGTGAACTCTCTGCACCCACTGAGGTGGATCCTGCAGGCAATTTGTTGAGCTGATCCATCACCTCCAGGCCATTTTCCTCCGCGATTTGGTGGATCAAGTCATCCACCTGTTCTTGTGGTGTTGTCAGTGTCATTGCAGAGCTCATGGAGTCCTCCATTACCTggtgttggggggaaaaaaaaagaaagaaaaaaaaacaatgacaacaacaaatatattcAGATGTCCTCAAAACCTGATGAGAGTGTCTGCAAAGACAGTTCAAAGCACATCAAATTagagttgggaaaaaaaagtcgactTTAAAAAATAGGTCGACTAAAATTTTCTGCCTCGAAGCTCAGCTGGAACCATGTTTGGGTTGTTCATGTTTTATCCAGACTTCTTTTGCAGATACACACAGTTTTAAATTGGCGGCTGTGATCTAATCTTTATTTCTTCTTTGTCTCTGTCCATCTAGTGGCCGAATGGCATATGTTATTTGTTTGCTTAAAAATGCTCACTTACGTAGGGACATATTCTCCCGTTTGCGCTTAAGTCAATTGCTTGCATGCCTTTCTTACGAACTCTAAATAGAAAGCGATTCTCATGTCTCGGCTTCTGACATGCCCATCATGCGTAACCTGAAAATATGTGCGCAACAACTGGCGCTGATGCTTTCTTCAATATAACAGTGATGTCACCTTTGGCCATCCTTGCAAAAATAGTAGGCGCACATACACAGCCATTGGGCACACGCACAAGAGATAAGATGCTTACGTGTCTAGGTGAATAGGCGCGCGCGGCTAGATTAAGACAGAGGTCGCCCTCATTTAAATAATCGATCCACCCAGAGTGCATACATTTCATGAAGGTGCATACTAGTGACACAGTGCGCAGAGaggctttttttgtcttaaGCACCTGGGAGAATATGCCTCTTAGTACTTAGTGggtttttaattaaagacaatACAGTACATTGAGCTTCCCCAAAAGACAGTAAAGGAAGTTAAGAAAATCTTAAAAACCACTTGggctgtattttttccaaaatatacGGTGACCTGCCACTCTGTTTTAAGTGTTTCTAACTTGACCAATAGAGGGAAGTCAGACATTAAACATGCCCAGAAGACAGGAACAGGAAGTTACTGACCCCATGTCACTAACAGCTAACTCTACCATTGTTTACTCATTGAATACTGTTGAAGCATCGTTTGtaagtgacttttaagacactaTTACATATGTAATGTAGATATAAGGCTTTCCCCCAGCGTTTTATAAGCCCAGCGCTCCACCAGGCTTTCTTTACACagtccaataataataattttgaacttgTGCACACTGACTTTCCACCTCAATGACAACGACAAATAGTATTCACCGGATGATTTTCGCCACCCCGACCCACCACTTCGACGAACATGATATATGATTTGGGCATGCAATTCGTCACCCCCCGTCCCCCACCCATCCGACAGATTATCCGAGACGGAATTTTGTCCATCTGTCCCTGACCACCGGTTTTAGCAAGTTGTCTGGGGGAAACCTTGTGTCAACTATATGTTAgcttgtgtttgtttacctaAAGTGTTAATtgctagcacgctaatgctattcGCGATTACAAACTGTTTAGcacaggctaattttgttggtgttgtttaatacatatatgtatagaaGATATCTTACTTagatccactcaattcaacttgtATCCAACCTAGGTGGGGTTGAGGGTAGGATGGTTACTTTCCACATTTGAACCGGTACTGTTCCAACTCTCAGTACCTGGGAATCGAAACCGGTACTCTGCGGTACcaatttttggtatttttttatttattttttttactcttctttctttctttatttatttgggtggtAATAAATGTTCATCGTTGTTTATAACAGtaatatatttgtaaaaatcTATTTCACTATTACTTTTTAATGTATAAAActtgacaaataacaaaaatgtaaaatttaaataaatgagcCACAGaagaattgtaaaaataaaggtatatcattttacaattacttaagtataattaatacacattatgattaaaaaaaaacaacaacaaaaaaaacaatgtgaagCAATGTTCTGTGCAACACAAGGTATGAAGTTAAACACTAAcagcacatatatatattaataattgtgtTATCTTTGTTTCTTGTGCAGTTGTTTTTCAAGAAcgtaatatatttaataattgggatgaaattaatcatttgaatgTACCCAACGTGGTCTCGCTACCGGAACAAGGAACCGTTTGATTTTACGTGAATTGTTGCTCGAAAGCACCGACCAGATCAGTCCATACTACAAAAAATACAGTCTTCGGTACCCATCGCTAGTTGGGGGATGGGCGAATACTTGATAGAATAATTACCATAGTGACAGCACGTCATTAAATGCTTGATGGAAAATACACAACAAGAAAGAATAGGCTGAACAGAGGTTGCAACCACTTACTGAAGTGTGGACGTCAAGGTTCTGGACTTGGCTTTCAAACTTATCCATGACAGCAGAGACCTTTTGTAGGTCCATAGAGTTCAGAGCTTTGTCAAGAGCCTTGGTCACCTGGCCCATGTTTTTAGTCACCTATGAAAGAACGTATAAGATTGATTTGTATCTATCATACACGACATCCCTGAAGTAATTATAGAGCAGCAGAATAAGACAAATTAGCTTGGTTATTCCCATGCATCTCACAAATGTGTAATCTatgcatttatatttacaatgatctgtcattaaagttaaaaatcccaaacgGTACATCTGTAAAGCTAAGAAGAACGTGACATAAGTCTCCCAAGTGCTAACAAAAGTCATGTATCTTTAACTTAAATTTGGCTGAGGGCAATATTGCATGCACAGCTGTACATATAttacaaattcaattcaaatgtacTGCACTTAACTTACTGATTTCATTGTGACAGCGGTTTGGACTTTAGAGGCCACAGCGTCAACTCGAGATGCCATGCGCAGCCAGTTCagaccttcattttttttccggaTGGCATTTTCAGCATAAATTCTAGCACATTCCACATTCTTCTGTTGCAAAGCCTGTGGGAAGAGCATGACACGCAAGTCAAATATTAGAACTCTGCTCTAATTTTATGTTATGCATAAACTTAATAGATGAGAAGcaagaaaacacaaataaatggtCACTGCACTTGAGTATTGTTTTCAGTACTTTGTACCATTTCATTTATACTTTCTACTTTATCCATTCATTTTAACACAATTATTTGCACTTTTTActtaataaatttttaaaacagggttGTTACTTTGctagtaaatacataaaaaggACCTGGAAGAAAAGCAGTCATATGAGGTGTTGCACCCGGTCCCCGGCATGCCAACTTGTGATTGACTCTACCTCATGCTGTGACATGATATGCAATTGGCTAGATTAGATCAACCTGGAAAAATGACCGCAATGCAATTGCTGCTAAACAACGTATAACTCTCTGAAACGTTCAAATAAAGTGACACCAAACCATGGGCATAATGCTGTTTTAGCCTTGTTGCTGGAAGAGTACGTCCAGCATTGGTTCTCGGTGCAGAGAATATGGTTCTaaaattattatagttttgaagcAGAATGTTTTGTGTTGATCAATTTTCATGTCTGACTAAACGAAGTTAGTTGATTTTTATTCCCAGTCCTATTGTAAAACCATTTCCCTTaagcaacaaacaaaataaaaacacacaagggAGTAATGCTGTAGTTGCCAAACTTCTTGAAACTGAGCGAGACTATCTTGGGTACTAATTATGTGAATGGTTACTAGTTTGATATACACTTCTGGGGCTGCTTCAGGGTCAAATACCGGTCGGTATATGTTAATTACGGCTTATTGAAATGAAATTACGGCTGCAAATCAAACTgacttactttttttccctgtaaaTTGATTAGGAACCAGTTATAGGTTTGGTCTGTCACATGTcagaaaataagcaaaaatattgATCTTTGTTAATTTCTACagtaaaaacatgtttgcaaatCACTTTTGATTCAATAATCAGTCTGTTTTCATAAAAGACAAGAGAATATGTACTGCTGGAAGGCTGAAATTCCAAGGATTTGAATGTATTAGCACGATATCCAGCCTTTCTCAACTTGCAACTGGGGCCAATATCAGTATTGGCCATCCCCatgtgaatattttataatcaggaactagaaatcagaagaaaagacaaatgccattaatttcaaacaattttaaggaaaaattatATATTGGGATTATGGAATATATACAGTGGGTCAGGCTttcccaaccctggtcctcagggGGCCAGAgttctgcaggttttagatgtttctgtcttccaacacacctgattctaatgatcaggatcgttatgaGGCCAAATTATAGTTGgtgataggggtgttaaaaaaaaatcgattcggcaatatatcgtgatattacatcacgcaattctcgaatcgattcaataggcggccgaatcgatttttatttaaacgtccatttttgatggaaaaatattcaagaaaatgtcttaattagggttagggttcacaccttaaaggaacactttacttattgatccatttttagcagcaaaaagttgctactttttcaataattaatttggtgacgtgattatttttttatgtacatttaataacttttaaaccgatgttaaaatgaatcgaacgccggcatgtttgttacacgtgactaaataacccggatgtttacgtcactagtgtgtaaacgctacactatggaagcactatgcaacgcagccgtgcatctagcgtcaaacccggaaggattaaaccttatcgcttcgatccaacacgacaaaataaccctaccgaaggaaagtctgccttggatgtgaaagttgtggcgccagatggtcttttcgggcacaaaataaactttaacgaacgagtgaatcaggcgggggggtggtgcgggagctgcacaggaatggacaatccgctaatgaatgtgtgctggctggaaatgaaagaactcgaggatcggttccttgcggacaatctcaactgccaatatccaacaggtaaagtgacacacagcacgagcaatgcaaaacgtgtggaactgacgaactatttcaggaaaaagaaaaaatagtaaaattaaatgtatcatcgttacagcgcccaacctcccctagctgttttttttcttttctttttttgcgtagcgtcccgatgatgtaaacgaaaggttgcaagaaggttgtgtattaaccgtgtttatttatagacagaatgaagtaaggaaatgcgagacgccgttacctaggctggttaccacaggaagaacagcgggacagaacacaaatgtagtacgtcgcacacgacacatgataatgacactaatccacattctataaattttttggtaaaataagattatgaacatggtcaatttgtgaagtataaacaacttacgagctaataaaacataacgtcctcgtccccgtacttgacgatgttcacactcaaatgaattatgaaataaaacagtccgtgcagtataataacgaatgcccccccaccccctaaacatgcctacctttcgctttaaatttgcttcgcttctccgagatctttcagtggccgtagggagacctcgatttgtgccggctgttgtgagagtgaaggctccgtgttgctagcagttgcggaagtagccgccagagatcctccatcggcttgattatttcccacgtctggttctttaaagatactcggtactgcgttgggctttagtattaggcgtgtggcgtaccccatctcaaattgtaacatattttcttagtcctcatgcctgaaatgttcgctgcgcgcacgcctgcttgtccttcgggaggttgacagcacttagcaaacaaaccattgtctactcaagtgttttttttttttttttttttttttttaggggggtctcgcgggtttttccttgccgacgccttgcaaaattttgcaatgcacaaaggcataagtgacagtttgtgtcctcctcgttgttatgtctgcgtgaactactgttcgccaagcgagtatacacacttgttacgtcaccactcgggggcgttccaacacggaagtacttctatgttgaagaaaagttaaataaatcaatataagggtgtattcttcagctcttatgcatttttcgtagctaaactaactatttactgccgatcaagccatacatgtaaaattaaaggagccttcctttaatcaTGGAAAcatgttatattaattaatgaaacattaagcacaaacatattttatttcaaagccgttcaaatatgaaactgattacaacctgtttgttaaatacagtggctcacagttatgactgaagtttcagataaataaataatacattttcgtaCAAATCTTaatagtgtacatgtacaagtttactgaatagtattttctaaatttgagtaaaaaaaaaataaaaaatcaacaatcgacttataaattcgtattgggattaatcggatcgaatcgtcaggtacgaggcaattcacacccctagttggtGCAGTAGCTTACCTTTAGTGAATCTAAAAGAATGGCAAACTAGGATTTTGCTCACCTTTTTGACCTTAGCCTGCTCCTTTTCAGACTCCTTCTCGGCCTTTTTGGCGAGTCTCTCCAGCTGTTTGGAGGTGAACTAGTAACCAAAGAGAAACATGAGCAAGACATTAATGTACatatgccagtttttttttgttttttttcctcgaaaTATTGAATACATACCTTTAACTGGAAAAGTGTGTCTGTGGAAAGACAAATTGGCTAAATTAGGATATCATACAAACAGGACAGTCTGGCATTTTAAATGCCATTGCACGACAACTAAAGGGaaattaatcataaaataattatttcacttttaaattagaactgactgaactgaactgaaccCTATTTAATCCCTCAGAGCCCCTCGTGTTTTTGCGCGAGAAGGTTCTGAGAGACTGTGTTCTGGTTCCCATCCCCTCTTATACTTGGGGTCAGGGATGGTGTCAACGTCCTCCGTCCCCCTTGTCAGCGATGACACAGCACTGTGTATCTTCTCGTTTTTTGATGGACTTGTGTTTTCTGTATGTAGACACATATCGgcatagtattttttttgtttgtttttaagacaaCCCTTAGAATTTTTGCCACCGGTGGAACGTCTGCATGAGAACAGGTTTTCATGTAAACGTATTTTCTAGAACAACAAATACAGCTGAGACCAATTTGGGCACCCAGGCACCCCAATTTCTCAATAGTAGGAGGTTGCACCAGTGTGACCAGCCTTTCGAGGGGTAGGAGAGGAAAGGTATTAGTGACCCTGAATACCTGTGTAGTCTGTTatgtcagtgcatttttttgtgaacaGAGTGAGTCTATtattcctatttttatttatttttatgtatctaTTATATTcctttacattttaatttaaaaaatacctcAACAATGTTATTTATCATGATAGTTTTTGGGAAAgcatatagttaaaaaaatgtgtttttaagacAGGCCAAGATGAGTGACCACACACATCAAATAACTGGGGATGATAAGAACCACTGAAAACTTCTTGAATGGTGCCCACTGCCCTACATGTTCAAAAATCCTAACCAACATTGACCACTTCAACCACCAATACTAGTTTTGAGTAAGATACATGTAGTTGTCTTGGGGAActgtgattaaaataaataactatgaTGACCACATTTTTAGTTAATCATCTAccagttaataataatattgccgAAAAAGATCGGTAGCAATTCTGTTTAAAAAGAGGAGTCAACGTAAAAAACTGCAGTGTTGAATGCAATGCAGTGAAACATTTGGGTGCACCTCCAAGGTGTATTTGTGGATGAGTGGGCacgtgcgtttttttttcctgagaagTCAAACAGTTTTCAAGATATTCACACACGTTCCAAACATCTTTTCAACTAAGAGACAATGTAGCTGACTCCTTTGATTGGTAACAAGTTTGTCAGACACCCCCCGCGCCCGATTTGTTCTACTGCTACTACTTCTACACCACAGCAGCAGAATATCTTCCAGTCAGACAATGAAAACGCTATTAACTCCAAATCCATCCTTTGTTATAAAGTAAACCAATCAGCAGTTCATTCTTGAAATGTTTCCATCTTCACTGCTTGACGTGGTTGTGGAGTGCCCAGAGCTTGCTCCGAAGCACTCTTTTGTGGCAACCTGAATAACCGTACAGCACTTATGAAAAACACTCCTGAGTCTCTGAATGGTTGGAGTGGCGCAGAGTGCGCTTGGAGTATATTTCCAAACGCACTCATAGAATATGAGGAGATGGCACTCTTTCTAATTTTTGAGCGTGTAGGAGATGAACACTGGCTTAAGTTGTGAACCCCCACCCAGCAACTTTCAACCATGTTTTAAACAGTCAGACTGTGATTCATTCACAgccctactttaaaaaaaaaaaaaagaaaaaaaagaaaagaaaatccctcATAATCTTTAAGGATTTATATGCACCTCTAGAATGTTATTTCAATAATGTggtgatacaatttttttttataccagtaCGAATACTTTTACTCGTAAAAAGTCACTGATACCGCTAGTACTTCTGATACATCAAATTTCCCCATGACAAAAAACGCATGCAATCTCCAATAACAGAGTTGCTATGGAGGATGCAGCACAGGTGGCACAAGTCCGCCTGCACTGGAAAAAACTGGTTCATCTGGTTGTCTCAATATACAGGAATGGggtgtagggctgggcgatatggccaaaaaataaaatctcgatttttgcaatcattcaggacgattacgattttaacctaataaatccaacaaacgtttacttaaaggtttcatttattcaaaaataattcctgtgcaaaatgttcagacaccagtaacgtatactgattctagattagttttaaaataatcttaacattcatagtttgtgcttaaatgccacaattaagtagttggtagctaatGTCCATATatcttgtaaaccacccatccaacattctgccacttgtgaaacattacaacacataaaagcattcggatgtaacagaacataaaaacaacagcttttaatcatccagaagacaaaactcgatttcacgatttagcaaattttcaacgatttgattttttaaaatgacgatgtatcaaattaattcgatttattgcccagccctaatggGGTGCCTTTTTTCCTTGCAGGAGCCTTAAACAAGCAAcaaccctcctcctccccccccaaaaattgacaaattatttaaaaagacaATCAATTGCGCTCAATTTGGTGATTGAAATCTCTATTCATTGAAACGCATTGGAATCTGGATTGtcgaatttgatttgtgagtattattttgattttaaaatgtgttgaaGTTGACTCTAACAACCTGTGTGGTTGGTTAGATGACTTGACAACAtaacttttttcccctttctagTTCCTAATCGAAAAAGGACCACAAGAGGGTGTCCGATGTGGTATGCTGATACAAATACCTGGTATTTGGCCCATccctaaaaatattaaaactgtGTGGCGTTAATTTAAACAAACACTTGTTCATTTAtccttttcaacattttatgaCGAAATTATGCAGAAACTCCAAGGC from Festucalex cinctus isolate MCC-2025b chromosome 3, RoL_Fcin_1.0, whole genome shotgun sequence harbors:
- the LOC144016638 gene encoding charged multivesicular body protein 1a-like, with protein sequence MDDTLFQLKFTSKQLERLAKKAEKESEKEQAKVKKALQQKNVECARIYAENAIRKKNEGLNWLRMASRVDAVASKVQTAVTMKSVTKNMGQVTKALDKALNSMDLQKVSAVMDKFESQVQNLDVHTSVMEDSMSSAMTLTTPQEQVDDLIHQIAEENGLEVMDQLNKLPAGSTSVGAESSRSQEKEDQLSRR